The Hypanus sabinus isolate sHypSab1 chromosome 1, sHypSab1.hap1, whole genome shotgun sequence genome contains a region encoding:
- the ano10a gene encoding anoctamin-10 isoform X2, with amino-acid sequence MKMKRSKSISEDIEFTFTPLVVLEFAKETQNETIEWLMQRIKERKHLGGTHLNIRPLDDQAEKTHIYLIGASWRRLLVGAEALGLVKEYQDGSMRTFSYQNKENYKYFSHDNYDFLTMTERQYIIKRELENLRAINETMVPGHPQAKLYPGKSIIRRLQTSGLLLKIYPLHDKEELKKLGSIWYKRVHVALQPINEIKKYFGQNIALYFAFLEYFTIALFPMAVIGVPYYFFAWEDYDKYIVFATFNLLWSTIVLEVWKRWCAKLSYQWGTLLMKRQFEEPRPGFHGILGVNPATGRAEPTYPTYKRQLRIYLISMPFVCVSLYFCLLVMMVYFQMEDFVIAYDKEAQSFFSSILLFCPSIIYAVVIEIMNRIYKYAAEWLTSWENHRLESSYQNHLVLKVLVFNFINCFASLFYIAFILQDMKLLRQGTFDDYLELFQQFGFVSLFSCVYPLAAILAVLNNITEVYSDGLKMCNVFQRPFFEPAADIGVWLLAFETMGIISVMTNCALIGMSPQVKNLFQTNSIELVLLVVAVEHALLALKFILAFAISDIPSDIRTKVARMEFESMEALKRKQIKEADESMAKEEQLDETEREWEEKKKL; translated from the exons atgaaaatgaaaagaaGCAAGTCTATTTCTGAAGACATTGAGTTTACTTTCACGCCATTAGTGGTACTAGAATTTGCCAAAGAGACACAAAATGAGACGATAGAATGGCTCATGCAAAGGATCAAAGAGAGAAAACACCTGGGTG GAACTCATTTGAATATTAGACCCTTGGATGACCAAGCTGAGAAAACTCACATATATCTTATTGGAGCATCTTGGAGAAGATTATTGGTGGGAGCTGAAGCCTTGGGTTTAGTTAAGGAGTATCAGGATGGATCAATGAGAACTTTTTCTTaccaaaacaaagaaaactacaAATACTTTTCAC aTGACAACTATGATTTTCTAACAATGACAGAGCGACAGTACATTATTAAACGCGAATTAGAAAATCTGAGGGCGATAAATGAAACAATGGTTCCTGGTCACCCACAAGCAAagttgtatcctgggaaatcaaTCA TTCGCCGTTTACAAACCAGTGGACTACTACTTAAGATCTATCCACTACATGACAAGGAAGAGTTGAAAAAGCTGGGCTCCATCTGGTATAAGCGCGTACATGTTGCCTTGCAGCCAATCA ATGAAATCAAGAAATATTTTGGACAGAATATTGCACTCTATTTTGCTTTTCTGGAGTATTTCACCATTGCTTTATTTCCTATGGCTGTAATTGGTGTGCCTTACTATTTCTTTGCTTGGGAAGATTATGATAAGTATATAGTGTTTGCCACCTTTAACCTCCTGTGGTCAACCATCGTCCTGGAAGTTTGGAAACGTTGGTGTGCTAAACTTTCCTACCAATGGGGGACACTGTTGATGAAGAGACAGTTTGAAGAGCCTCGGCCTGGTTTTCATGGAATATTGGGCGTTAACCCAGCAACGGGCAGAGCGGAGCCCACGTACCCTACTTACAAGAGGCAGCTGCGCATCTACCTTATTTCTATGCCCTTTGTCTGTGTGAGCCTTTACTTTTGCCTTCTTGTTATGATGGTCTACTTTCAGATGGAGGACTTTGTAATAGCTTATGATAAAGAGGCCCAATCATTCTTTAGCTCAATCTTGTTGTTCTGCCCCAGTATAATTTATGCTGTAGTGATTGAAATCATGAATCGCATCTACAAGTATGCTGCTGAATGGTTAACTTCTTGGG AAAACCACAGGCTTGAGTCATCGTATCAGAATCACTTAGTTCTCAAAGTATTGGTG TTCAATTTCATAAATTGTTTTGCATCCCTCTTCTATATCGCTTTTATTCTTCAGGATATGAAACTTCTACGACAG GGAACATTTGATGATTACTTGGAACTGTTTCAACAATTTGGCTTTGTCAGTCTTTTCTCATGTGTCTACCCACTTGCTGCTATATTAGCAGTTTTGAACAACATCACTGAAGTCTATTCTGATGGGCTTAAAATGTGTAATGTCTTCCAAAGGCCATTCTTCGAGCCTGCAGCTGATATAGGAGTATGGTTG CTAGCCTTTGAAACAATGGGAATTATTTCCGTGATGACCAATTGTGCATTGATTGGGATGTCACCCCAAGTAAAGAATCTTTTTCAGACAAACAGTATAGAGCTTGTCTTGCTGGTTGTGGCTGTCGAG CATGCTCTGTTGGCTCTGAAATTTATCCTGGCATTTGCCATCTCAGACATCCCAAGTGATATCCGTACTAAAGTGGCCAGGATGGAATTTGAGTCCATGGAGGCCCTGAAACGAAAG CAAATAAAGGAAGCTGACGAATCAATGGCCAAGGAAGAGCAACTTGATGAAACGGAGAGAGAATGGGAAGAAAAGAAAAAACTTTGA
- the ano10a gene encoding anoctamin-10 isoform X1: MKMKRSKSISEDIEFTFTPLVVLEFAKETQNETIEWLMQRIKERKHLGGTHLNIRPLDDQAEKTHIYLIGASWRRLLVGAEALGLVKEYQDGSMRTFSYQNKENYKYFSHDNYDFLTMTERQYIIKRELENLRAINETMVPGHPQAKLYPGKSIIRRLQTSGLLLKIYPLHDKEELKKLGSIWYKRVHVALQPINEIKKYFGQNIALYFAFLEYFTIALFPMAVIGVPYYFFAWEDYDKYIVFATFNLLWSTIVLEVWKRWCAKLSYQWGTLLMKRQFEEPRPGFHGILGVNPATGRAEPTYPTYKRQLRIYLISMPFVCVSLYFCLLVMMVYFQMEDFVIAYDKEAQSFFSSILLFCPSIIYAVVIEIMNRIYKYAAEWLTSWENHRLESSYQNHLVLKVLVFNFINCFASLFYIAFILQDMKLLRQNLAALLITSQILNQFVESLFPYWLQKHRNRNIKKKLRIRSLGKELPLVDQVKMEGEMGRYLGTFDDYLELFQQFGFVSLFSCVYPLAAILAVLNNITEVYSDGLKMCNVFQRPFFEPAADIGVWLLAFETMGIISVMTNCALIGMSPQVKNLFQTNSIELVLLVVAVEHALLALKFILAFAISDIPSDIRTKVARMEFESMEALKRKQIKEADESMAKEEQLDETEREWEEKKKL, translated from the exons atgaaaatgaaaagaaGCAAGTCTATTTCTGAAGACATTGAGTTTACTTTCACGCCATTAGTGGTACTAGAATTTGCCAAAGAGACACAAAATGAGACGATAGAATGGCTCATGCAAAGGATCAAAGAGAGAAAACACCTGGGTG GAACTCATTTGAATATTAGACCCTTGGATGACCAAGCTGAGAAAACTCACATATATCTTATTGGAGCATCTTGGAGAAGATTATTGGTGGGAGCTGAAGCCTTGGGTTTAGTTAAGGAGTATCAGGATGGATCAATGAGAACTTTTTCTTaccaaaacaaagaaaactacaAATACTTTTCAC aTGACAACTATGATTTTCTAACAATGACAGAGCGACAGTACATTATTAAACGCGAATTAGAAAATCTGAGGGCGATAAATGAAACAATGGTTCCTGGTCACCCACAAGCAAagttgtatcctgggaaatcaaTCA TTCGCCGTTTACAAACCAGTGGACTACTACTTAAGATCTATCCACTACATGACAAGGAAGAGTTGAAAAAGCTGGGCTCCATCTGGTATAAGCGCGTACATGTTGCCTTGCAGCCAATCA ATGAAATCAAGAAATATTTTGGACAGAATATTGCACTCTATTTTGCTTTTCTGGAGTATTTCACCATTGCTTTATTTCCTATGGCTGTAATTGGTGTGCCTTACTATTTCTTTGCTTGGGAAGATTATGATAAGTATATAGTGTTTGCCACCTTTAACCTCCTGTGGTCAACCATCGTCCTGGAAGTTTGGAAACGTTGGTGTGCTAAACTTTCCTACCAATGGGGGACACTGTTGATGAAGAGACAGTTTGAAGAGCCTCGGCCTGGTTTTCATGGAATATTGGGCGTTAACCCAGCAACGGGCAGAGCGGAGCCCACGTACCCTACTTACAAGAGGCAGCTGCGCATCTACCTTATTTCTATGCCCTTTGTCTGTGTGAGCCTTTACTTTTGCCTTCTTGTTATGATGGTCTACTTTCAGATGGAGGACTTTGTAATAGCTTATGATAAAGAGGCCCAATCATTCTTTAGCTCAATCTTGTTGTTCTGCCCCAGTATAATTTATGCTGTAGTGATTGAAATCATGAATCGCATCTACAAGTATGCTGCTGAATGGTTAACTTCTTGGG AAAACCACAGGCTTGAGTCATCGTATCAGAATCACTTAGTTCTCAAAGTATTGGTG TTCAATTTCATAAATTGTTTTGCATCCCTCTTCTATATCGCTTTTATTCTTCAGGATATGAAACTTCTACGACAG AATCTGGCTGCCTTACTCATCACCTCGCAGATACTCAACCAGTTTGTGGAATCATTGTTTCCTTACTGGCTACAAAAACATCGTAACAGGAACATCAAGAAGAAACTTCGAATTAGAAGTTTAGGAAAAGAACTTCCATTAGTTGACCAAGTCAAGATGGAAGGAGAAATGGGCAGATATTTG GGAACATTTGATGATTACTTGGAACTGTTTCAACAATTTGGCTTTGTCAGTCTTTTCTCATGTGTCTACCCACTTGCTGCTATATTAGCAGTTTTGAACAACATCACTGAAGTCTATTCTGATGGGCTTAAAATGTGTAATGTCTTCCAAAGGCCATTCTTCGAGCCTGCAGCTGATATAGGAGTATGGTTG CTAGCCTTTGAAACAATGGGAATTATTTCCGTGATGACCAATTGTGCATTGATTGGGATGTCACCCCAAGTAAAGAATCTTTTTCAGACAAACAGTATAGAGCTTGTCTTGCTGGTTGTGGCTGTCGAG CATGCTCTGTTGGCTCTGAAATTTATCCTGGCATTTGCCATCTCAGACATCCCAAGTGATATCCGTACTAAAGTGGCCAGGATGGAATTTGAGTCCATGGAGGCCCTGAAACGAAAG CAAATAAAGGAAGCTGACGAATCAATGGCCAAGGAAGAGCAACTTGATGAAACGGAGAGAGAATGGGAAGAAAAGAAAAAACTTTGA